The following are encoded together in the Halopiger aswanensis genome:
- the lysS gene encoding lysine--tRNA ligase, producing the protein MSADEPDADADADLEPSVPDEYSPYTLQQEDGDDARHAFWADVVADRVEAQDPDEPIVIKGGISPSGVPHLGNVNEIMRGYYVAEVLRERGHEVRQVFTADDRDPLRKLPRTLCDLEGNLVDLGEVDAGALGRNLGSPYTDIPDPFGCCNSYGDHFSTIIQDSADALDVPIELVSNTDLYESGDLEDVTEFVLEHQDRAREVLSKYQDKVDEEYVPFNPICEDCGKITETVTGVDLEGDTPTVEYECTDMDAGDRTIEGCGHEGTATLREGKLPWRFEWPAQWQTLGVDFEPFGKDHAEGSWPSGQDVARNVLEIEPPVPMVYEWFTLEGEPFSSSEGNVILVSDVLELLEPEVLRYFFAKDPTKARDFSIERLDQLVDEFDRLEAIYFDEIEADEDEQAFAERVYPMLVEKPREERIRLPYTFAAVLGMFDDPDLREEVARKEGHIPDDAPDWAVEGALARVERARNWARRTGNEFDYELKRSAIPDHEFDAATESALEELADFVESGDDVDPEDLQGEIYETAKRHDVDIGDFFGAGYRLFFDEDQGPKLGPFLAKVDREFVVARLRRER; encoded by the coding sequence ATGAGCGCGGACGAACCCGACGCCGACGCTGACGCCGACCTCGAGCCGTCCGTTCCCGACGAGTACAGTCCGTACACCCTCCAGCAAGAGGACGGCGACGACGCGCGACACGCCTTCTGGGCGGATGTCGTCGCGGACCGCGTAGAGGCTCAGGATCCCGACGAACCGATCGTCATCAAGGGCGGCATTTCGCCATCGGGCGTGCCCCACCTGGGCAACGTCAACGAGATCATGCGCGGCTACTACGTCGCGGAAGTCCTCCGCGAGCGCGGCCACGAGGTCCGGCAGGTGTTCACCGCCGACGACCGCGACCCGCTGCGGAAGCTCCCCCGCACGCTCTGTGACCTCGAGGGCAACCTCGTCGATCTCGGCGAGGTCGACGCCGGTGCGCTCGGGCGCAACCTGGGGTCGCCCTACACGGACATTCCGGATCCGTTCGGCTGCTGTAACTCCTACGGCGACCACTTCTCGACGATCATCCAGGACAGCGCCGACGCGCTGGACGTCCCGATCGAGCTCGTCTCGAACACGGACCTGTACGAGAGCGGCGATCTCGAGGACGTCACGGAGTTCGTCCTCGAGCACCAGGATCGCGCACGCGAGGTGCTCTCGAAGTATCAGGACAAGGTCGACGAGGAGTACGTCCCCTTCAACCCGATCTGTGAGGACTGTGGCAAGATCACCGAGACGGTGACGGGCGTCGATCTCGAGGGCGACACGCCGACCGTCGAGTACGAATGTACCGATATGGACGCCGGCGACCGCACCATCGAAGGTTGCGGTCACGAAGGCACCGCAACGCTGCGCGAGGGCAAGCTCCCCTGGCGGTTCGAGTGGCCCGCGCAGTGGCAGACGCTGGGCGTCGACTTCGAACCCTTCGGCAAGGACCACGCCGAAGGATCGTGGCCCAGCGGTCAGGACGTCGCGCGCAACGTCCTCGAGATCGAGCCGCCCGTCCCGATGGTCTACGAGTGGTTCACGCTGGAGGGCGAGCCCTTCTCTTCCTCGGAGGGCAACGTTATCCTCGTCTCGGACGTCCTCGAACTGCTCGAGCCCGAGGTCCTGCGCTACTTCTTCGCGAAGGACCCCACGAAAGCGCGGGACTTCAGCATCGAACGGCTCGACCAGCTGGTCGACGAGTTCGACCGCCTCGAGGCGATCTACTTCGACGAGATCGAGGCCGACGAGGACGAGCAGGCGTTCGCCGAGCGCGTCTACCCGATGCTGGTCGAGAAGCCCCGGGAAGAGCGAATCCGCCTGCCCTACACCTTCGCCGCGGTGCTCGGGATGTTCGACGACCCCGACCTGCGCGAGGAAGTCGCCCGCAAGGAGGGCCACATCCCCGACGACGCACCCGACTGGGCCGTCGAGGGCGCGCTCGCGCGGGTCGAACGCGCGCGCAACTGGGCGCGACGCACGGGCAACGAGTTCGACTACGAACTCAAGCGCTCGGCGATTCCCGACCACGAGTTCGACGCCGCCACTGAGTCGGCGCTCGAGGAACTGGCCGACTTCGTCGAGTCCGGCGACGACGTCGACCCCGAGGACCTGCAGGGCGAGATCTACGAGACGGCAAAGCGCCACGACGTCGACATCGGCGACTTCTTCGGCGCCGGCTACCGGCTCTTCTTCGACGAGGACCAGGGGCCGAAGCTCGGTCCCTTCCTGGCGAAGGTCGATCGGGAGTTCGTCGTCGCACGGCTTCGCCGCGAGCGGTAA
- the pyrH gene encoding UMP kinase, translating to MKVVVSIGGSVLVPEPGADRVAEHAAVIEDLVADGCRVGAVVGGGGVAREYISAARDLGANEIELDQLGIDVTRLNARLLIAALGSESVAAPAEDYEEASEALRRDDVCIMGGVAPAQTTDAVGAALAEYIDADLLVYATSVPGVYSADPNEDDDATKYETLSATDLVDAIAGLEMNAGSSAPVDLLAAKIIERSGMRTIVLDGTDPDRIARAVRYGEHDGTDIVPEGAGEEPTYWASDEVEPESGRER from the coding sequence ATGAAAGTGGTCGTCTCTATCGGCGGTAGCGTGCTGGTTCCCGAGCCCGGTGCGGATCGGGTGGCCGAGCACGCGGCCGTCATCGAGGACCTCGTCGCGGACGGTTGTCGCGTCGGTGCCGTCGTCGGGGGCGGCGGCGTCGCGCGCGAGTACATCAGCGCCGCTCGCGATCTGGGGGCAAACGAAATCGAACTCGATCAGCTGGGGATCGACGTCACGCGGCTCAACGCGCGCCTGCTCATCGCCGCGCTGGGCTCGGAGTCGGTGGCGGCGCCGGCCGAGGACTACGAGGAGGCCAGCGAGGCGCTGCGCCGGGACGACGTCTGTATCATGGGCGGCGTCGCGCCGGCCCAGACGACCGACGCCGTCGGCGCCGCGCTCGCGGAGTACATCGACGCCGACCTGCTCGTCTACGCGACCAGCGTCCCCGGCGTCTACAGCGCCGATCCGAACGAGGACGACGACGCGACCAAGTACGAGACCCTCTCGGCGACCGACCTCGTCGACGCCATCGCCGGCCTCGAGATGAACGCCGGCTCGTCGGCCCCGGTCGACCTGCTGGCGGCGAAGATCATCGAGCGCTCGGGGATGCGCACGATCGTCCTCGACGGGACCGATCCGGACCGGATCGCTCGCGCCGTCCGCTACGGCGAACACGACGGCACCGACATCGTTCCGGAGGGTGCAGGTGAGGAGCCGACCTACTGGGCGAGCGACGAGGTCGAACCCGAATCCGGACGCGAACGATGA
- a CDS encoding CapA family protein — MADGDHERTVRIGFTGDVMLGRLVDDRQQHRSIDAVWGTVHERLQALDALVINLECVLSTRGRKWSRTRRPFHFRADPNWAVPALEAAGVDICALANNHVLDYEDVALRDTLERLDEAGIDHAGAGDTIDDALEPAVRRVGGEEEALDVAVVSLTDNTPEYAADETSPGTARIEIDVDDAATVERTREALERARATDPDLLVASLHWGPNMVAEPPPAFREFGRWLVDQGVDVVHGHSAHVFQGIEVHDGCPILYDTGDFVDDYAVDDELRNDRSFLFVLSVTPDGDPTELRLYPTEIDNCAVHEATADAASWSRERMRELSEPFGSEFERDGETLVLSLES, encoded by the coding sequence ATGGCCGACGGCGATCACGAACGCACCGTCCGAATCGGGTTCACCGGCGACGTGATGCTCGGTCGCCTCGTCGACGATCGCCAGCAACACCGCTCGATCGACGCGGTGTGGGGGACCGTCCACGAGCGGCTGCAAGCGCTCGATGCGCTCGTGATCAACCTCGAGTGCGTCCTCTCGACGCGGGGCCGAAAGTGGTCTCGTACGCGCAGGCCGTTTCACTTCCGCGCGGATCCGAACTGGGCGGTGCCCGCCCTCGAGGCGGCCGGCGTCGATATCTGCGCGCTCGCGAACAACCACGTGCTCGACTACGAGGACGTCGCGCTGCGGGACACCCTCGAGCGGTTAGACGAGGCCGGAATCGACCACGCGGGCGCGGGGGATACGATCGACGACGCGCTCGAGCCGGCGGTTCGACGCGTTGGCGGTGAGGAGGAGGCGCTCGACGTCGCCGTCGTTTCGCTGACCGACAACACGCCGGAGTACGCGGCCGACGAGACGTCTCCCGGAACTGCGCGGATCGAAATCGACGTCGACGACGCGGCGACCGTCGAGCGGACTCGGGAGGCACTCGAGCGCGCGCGAGCGACCGATCCGGACCTGCTCGTCGCGTCCCTCCACTGGGGCCCGAACATGGTCGCGGAGCCGCCGCCGGCGTTTCGGGAGTTCGGTCGCTGGCTGGTCGATCAGGGCGTCGACGTCGTCCACGGCCACAGCGCCCACGTCTTTCAGGGGATCGAAGTGCACGACGGCTGTCCGATCCTGTACGACACCGGCGATTTCGTCGACGACTACGCGGTCGACGACGAGTTGCGAAACGATCGGAGCTTTCTCTTCGTGCTCTCGGTGACCCCGGATGGGGACCCGACCGAACTGCGACTTTATCCGACGGAGATCGACAACTGCGCCGTCCACGAGGCGACCGCCGACGCGGCTTCGTGGTCCCGAGAACGGATGCGTGAACTATCCGAGCCCTTCGGCTCCGAGTTCGAGCGCGATGGCGAAACACTGGTCCTGTCGCTCGAGTCGTAG
- a CDS encoding molybdopterin synthase, which yields MHVLGILDRGADDGTLERVVDRVVDQLSARGRVGVVRYDATIADGTHAARETAIGGDVTYELGADGDWTATGTGLSVQGALDQLATDCEYAVVVGVSDLRYPALVVGDDADVPETAGDVIGAIDAPTDIDGSLVDDLEAAEPHRTLESIVADVKRSPKADRSGAIATFTGRVRAKDDEDDARTQYLEFEKYEGVADQRMAAIESELEARDGVLEVELYHRTGVVEDGEDIVYVVVLAGHREEAFRTVEDGINRLKDEVPLFKKEVTVEDEFWVHDRS from the coding sequence ATGCACGTACTCGGCATTCTCGACCGCGGGGCGGACGACGGGACCCTCGAGCGGGTCGTCGACCGAGTGGTCGATCAACTCTCCGCGCGCGGGCGAGTCGGCGTCGTCAGATACGACGCGACGATCGCCGACGGCACCCACGCCGCGCGAGAGACGGCGATCGGCGGCGACGTCACCTACGAACTCGGCGCCGACGGCGATTGGACCGCGACCGGAACGGGGCTGTCAGTACAGGGCGCGCTCGATCAACTGGCGACCGACTGCGAGTACGCCGTCGTCGTCGGCGTCTCGGACCTGCGGTATCCGGCGCTGGTCGTCGGCGACGACGCAGACGTTCCCGAAACCGCAGGCGACGTCATCGGGGCCATCGACGCGCCCACGGACATCGACGGCAGCCTCGTCGACGACCTCGAGGCCGCCGAACCCCACCGCACCCTCGAGTCGATCGTCGCCGACGTGAAACGGTCCCCGAAGGCAGATCGGTCGGGTGCGATCGCGACCTTCACCGGCCGCGTCCGCGCGAAAGACGACGAGGACGACGCGCGCACCCAGTACCTCGAGTTCGAGAAGTACGAAGGCGTGGCCGACCAGCGGATGGCCGCCATCGAATCGGAACTCGAGGCCCGCGACGGCGTGCTCGAGGTGGAACTCTACCACCGAACGGGCGTCGTGGAGGACGGCGAGGACATCGTCTACGTCGTCGTGCTCGCAGGCCACCGTGAGGAGGCGTTTCGGACCGTCGAAGACGGGATCAATCGGTTGAAGGACGAAGTCCCACTGTTCAAGAAAGAGGTTACAGTCGAGGACGAGTTTTGGGTGCACGACCGATCCTGA
- a CDS encoding DUF7123 family protein encodes MSMSTTAQPSTESKERRLKRYLRERAEDGELYFKGKFIADEVGMSPKEIGALMVKLSESATDLEVEKWSYTSATTWRVETA; translated from the coding sequence ATGTCGATGAGCACGACAGCCCAACCCTCCACGGAAAGCAAAGAACGCCGCCTCAAACGCTACCTGCGCGAACGCGCAGAAGACGGAGAGCTGTACTTCAAAGGCAAGTTCATCGCAGACGAGGTCGGTATGTCCCCGAAAGAGATCGGCGCGCTGATGGTCAAGCTCTCGGAATCGGCCACCGACCTCGAGGTCGAGAAGTGGTCGTACACGAGCGCGACGACCTGGCGCGTCGAGACGGCGTAA
- a CDS encoding site-2 protease family protein yields MDDGDASGLKPTEATGLLEDGPPRERIESVFAIYETRVEDEQLIYYGDPLKPPEQLVRELWPVFRDSGYDLELTTRHGEYVLVAEPTNIGIDGVPWTNLVLLGLTVISTLFAGSMWYHIDPIANPGEIWKAWPFTVSILGVLGIHEMGHYVMSRYHNVDASLPYFIPIPTLIGTMGAVIKMKGRIPNRKALFDIGVAGPLAGLVATVVVTVIGLHLPPVTAPETVVQDPNAIQIQLGYPALLEWLAAAFDQPLYRDDPATAVNPVVIGGWVGMFITFLNLIPVGQLDGGHILRAMAGEYQESIAALVPGVLFGLAAYLYYILDYSGNSVAIWAFWGVFTAVLASVGPAHPIRDESLGGWRFVLGLVTFGLGLLCFMAVPIAIIE; encoded by the coding sequence ATGGACGACGGCGACGCGTCCGGGTTGAAGCCGACCGAGGCGACCGGGCTGCTCGAGGACGGCCCACCGCGCGAACGAATCGAGTCAGTGTTCGCGATCTACGAGACGCGGGTCGAAGACGAGCAACTGATTTACTACGGTGATCCGCTGAAACCGCCCGAACAGCTCGTTCGAGAGCTGTGGCCGGTGTTCAGGGATTCGGGATACGACCTCGAGTTGACGACCCGCCACGGCGAGTACGTCCTCGTCGCCGAACCGACGAACATCGGCATCGACGGGGTTCCCTGGACGAACCTCGTCCTGCTCGGCCTGACGGTCATCTCGACGCTGTTCGCCGGGTCGATGTGGTACCACATCGATCCGATCGCCAATCCGGGCGAGATCTGGAAGGCCTGGCCGTTCACCGTCTCGATTCTGGGCGTGCTGGGTATCCACGAGATGGGCCACTACGTGATGAGTCGCTACCACAACGTCGACGCCTCCCTCCCGTATTTCATCCCGATCCCGACGCTCATCGGGACGATGGGCGCGGTCATCAAGATGAAAGGCCGGATCCCGAACCGGAAGGCGCTGTTCGACATCGGCGTCGCCGGCCCGCTGGCCGGCCTCGTCGCGACGGTGGTCGTCACCGTCATCGGCCTTCACTTACCCCCCGTGACCGCCCCCGAGACGGTGGTCCAGGATCCCAACGCCATTCAGATCCAACTGGGGTATCCGGCGCTGCTCGAGTGGCTGGCCGCGGCGTTCGATCAGCCGCTGTACCGAGACGATCCGGCGACGGCGGTGAACCCGGTCGTCATCGGCGGCTGGGTCGGGATGTTCATTACGTTCCTCAACCTGATCCCGGTCGGGCAACTCGACGGCGGTCACATCCTCCGGGCGATGGCCGGCGAGTACCAGGAATCGATCGCGGCGCTCGTGCCGGGTGTCCTCTTCGGCCTGGCAGCGTACCTCTACTACATCCTCGATTACAGCGGCAACTCGGTCGCGATCTGGGCGTTCTGGGGCGTCTTTACCGCGGTGCTGGCGTCGGTCGGGCCAGCACATCCCATCCGCGACGAGTCGCTGGGCGGCTGGCGGTTCGTCCTCGGGCTGGTCACGTTCGGCCTCGGACTGTTGTGTTTCATGGCGGTCCCGATCGCCATCATCGAGTAG
- the thiL gene encoding thiamine-phosphate kinase, which translates to MDERAALALLEGELAAAGDDAAAIDGLVVTTDMLHERTDFPDGTTRYTAGWRAVGASLSDVAAMGADATAAVAAYAVPEFDRDELLAFVRGARDVCERVDAEYVGGDLDEHAEFTVATTAIGRTDDPVERSGAESGDLVCVTGTLGRSAAGLELFRRADREDDAAQRERANELFRFGPRVQAGRAFASHATAMMDSSDGLARSLHQLAEASDCGFAIDSDAVPIADAVRDIADGEREALEYATTFGEDFELVATIPEDALEAVRSETSVAISVIGSVVDPEDGITLDGEPLADRGYTHGE; encoded by the coding sequence ATGGACGAACGCGCCGCACTGGCGCTGCTGGAGGGGGAACTCGCGGCCGCCGGCGACGACGCGGCAGCCATCGACGGACTGGTCGTGACCACGGACATGCTCCACGAGCGGACGGACTTTCCCGACGGCACCACGCGGTACACGGCCGGCTGGCGGGCCGTCGGCGCGTCGCTGTCGGACGTTGCGGCGATGGGCGCCGATGCCACGGCCGCCGTCGCCGCCTACGCCGTGCCCGAGTTCGACCGCGACGAACTGCTCGCGTTCGTGCGCGGCGCGCGGGACGTCTGCGAGCGCGTCGACGCCGAGTACGTCGGCGGCGACCTCGACGAGCACGCCGAGTTTACGGTGGCGACGACGGCCATCGGGCGGACGGACGATCCGGTCGAACGGAGTGGGGCAGAGTCCGGTGACCTCGTCTGTGTCACCGGGACGCTCGGCCGAAGCGCCGCCGGCCTCGAGCTGTTCCGCCGCGCCGACCGCGAGGACGATGCCGCCCAGCGCGAACGCGCGAACGAATTGTTCCGATTCGGGCCTCGCGTGCAGGCCGGCCGCGCCTTCGCATCGCATGCGACGGCGATGATGGACTCGAGCGACGGGCTCGCCCGCTCGCTGCACCAACTGGCGGAGGCCAGCGACTGCGGCTTCGCGATCGACTCGGACGCGGTTCCGATCGCGGACGCGGTGCGAGACATTGCGGACGGCGAGCGCGAGGCCCTCGAGTACGCGACGACCTTCGGCGAGGACTTCGAACTCGTCGCGACGATTCCCGAAGATGCGCTCGAGGCCGTTCGGTCGGAGACGAGTGTTGCTATCTCGGTGATCGGCTCCGTTGTCGATCCCGAGGACGGGATTACCCTCGACGGAGAGCCGCTCGCTGACCGGGGCTACACGCACGGCGAATAG
- a CDS encoding 30S ribosomal protein S19e has translation MATMYDVPADALIEALAEDLEERLDEPDWAQFAKTGVDRELPPEQEDFWATRAASLLRKVADRGPVGVERLATEYGGGKPGSNRYRVAPDKRADGSRNLIRTILQQLEEEDLVETAEGEGRRVTPEGQSLLDDTAGNVLEDLDRPELERYA, from the coding sequence ATGGCTACGATGTACGACGTTCCGGCGGACGCCCTCATCGAGGCGCTCGCCGAGGACCTCGAGGAACGGCTCGACGAACCCGACTGGGCGCAGTTCGCAAAGACCGGCGTCGACCGCGAACTGCCCCCCGAACAGGAGGACTTCTGGGCGACCCGCGCGGCCAGCCTCCTGCGCAAGGTCGCCGACCGCGGTCCGGTCGGTGTCGAACGACTCGCGACCGAGTACGGCGGCGGTAAGCCCGGCTCGAACCGCTACCGCGTCGCGCCGGACAAGCGCGCCGACGGCTCGCGGAACCTGATCCGGACGATCCTCCAGCAGCTCGAGGAGGAAGACCTCGTCGAGACGGCCGAAGGTGAAGGGCGCCGCGTCACGCCCGAGGGCCAGAGTCTCCTCGACGACACCGCCGGCAACGTTCTCGAGGACCTCGACCGACCGGAACTCGAGCGCTACGCGTAA
- a CDS encoding DNA-binding protein: protein MSERPDDDRLEELREQKMEELQERAESQQGGEAQEAAQQQAEAQKKAVLRKHLTDDARKRLNTVKMSKPQFGEQVERQVITLARSGRIQGKIDDDKMKQLLKELKPDSKSFDIQRR, encoded by the coding sequence ATGAGCGAACGCCCAGACGACGACCGACTCGAGGAACTGCGAGAGCAGAAGATGGAGGAGCTACAGGAGCGGGCCGAATCGCAACAGGGCGGGGAGGCCCAGGAGGCCGCACAGCAGCAGGCCGAAGCCCAGAAGAAGGCGGTGCTGCGCAAGCACTTGACCGACGACGCCCGCAAGCGGCTCAACACGGTCAAGATGAGCAAGCCGCAGTTCGGCGAGCAAGTCGAGCGACAGGTCATTACGCTGGCCCGCAGCGGCCGCATTCAGGGCAAGATCGACGACGACAAGATGAAACAGCTGCTGAAGGAGCTGAAACCCGACTCCAAGAGCTTCGACATCCAGCGACGCTGA
- a CDS encoding DUF7411 family protein, producing MELGLLYSAGKDSTLAALLLEEFYDVTLVTGHFGISDDWQHARETADSLGFEFERLELDPDVAREAVDVMLEDGFPRNGIQRVHEHALERLAAAESGFDAVADGTRRDDRVPTISRAQAQSLEDRHGVDYVSPLSGFGRGAVDRLVDATLEVTVGPSEEISRADYEAELRTLIAEREGPAAVGDVFPDHEQTYVTGVRR from the coding sequence ATGGAGCTCGGACTGCTCTACAGCGCGGGCAAGGACTCGACGCTCGCGGCGCTTCTCCTCGAGGAGTTTTACGACGTCACCCTCGTCACGGGTCACTTCGGCATCAGCGACGACTGGCAACACGCCCGCGAGACCGCCGACTCGCTCGGCTTCGAGTTCGAGCGGCTCGAGCTCGATCCCGACGTCGCCCGCGAGGCCGTCGACGTCATGCTCGAGGACGGCTTCCCGCGAAACGGCATCCAGCGGGTCCACGAACACGCGCTCGAGCGGCTTGCGGCCGCGGAGTCAGGGTTCGACGCCGTCGCCGACGGCACCCGCCGGGACGACCGCGTGCCGACGATTTCGCGCGCCCAGGCCCAGAGCCTCGAGGATCGCCACGGCGTCGACTACGTCTCGCCGCTCTCGGGGTTCGGCCGCGGCGCGGTCGATCGGCTCGTCGACGCGACCCTCGAGGTGACGGTCGGCCCGAGCGAGGAGATCAGCCGGGCGGACTACGAGGCCGAACTGCGGACGCTGATCGCCGAGCGGGAGGGGCCCGCCGCGGTCGGCGACGTCTTCCCAGATCACGAGCAGACGTACGTGACCGGCGTTCGTCGGTAA
- the hisS gene encoding histidine--tRNA ligase — MYDGIKGFRDFYPGEMAARRETIDTLEDTARRYGFREIGTPALERAEMWTDKSGDDIVDELYSFEDQGGRHVTLTPELTPTVARMVVAKQQELSKPIKWFSTRPFWRYEQVQQGRQREFYQTNVDIFGSSEPEADAEILAWAADALTNLGLTGDHFEFRISHRDILGGVLETYDADVDVDDAIRAVDKSGKLSTAEYHDLLVEAGLDYDQAAEFDDLIAGGDLEEVKAFADTERVTAAVDNLQNVLDAAEDFGARDYCTISLETARGLDYYTGVVFECFDSAGEVSRSIFGGGRYDDLIEQFGGQPTPAVGVAPGHATLSLLCQRAGVWPEEEVTTDYYVLQIGDTRPEAARISRALRERGHVVETDVAGRSFGSQLNYADSINAETVVIAGEQDLENDEVTIKDMESGDQTQVPVDEFPGSHERPTYDDFV, encoded by the coding sequence ATGTACGACGGGATCAAGGGCTTTCGCGATTTCTACCCCGGCGAGATGGCCGCCAGGCGCGAGACCATCGACACGCTGGAGGACACCGCCCGGCGGTACGGCTTCCGGGAGATCGGGACGCCCGCCCTAGAGCGCGCCGAGATGTGGACCGACAAGAGCGGCGACGACATCGTCGACGAACTGTACTCCTTCGAGGATCAGGGCGGTCGCCACGTGACGCTCACGCCCGAACTCACGCCGACGGTCGCCCGGATGGTCGTCGCCAAGCAACAGGAACTCTCGAAGCCGATCAAGTGGTTCTCGACGCGGCCGTTCTGGCGCTACGAGCAGGTTCAGCAGGGCCGCCAGCGCGAGTTCTACCAGACCAACGTCGACATCTTCGGCTCCTCGGAGCCCGAAGCCGACGCCGAAATTCTCGCGTGGGCCGCCGACGCCCTGACGAACCTCGGCCTCACCGGCGATCACTTCGAGTTCCGGATCTCCCACCGCGACATCCTCGGGGGCGTCCTCGAGACCTACGACGCCGATGTCGACGTCGACGACGCCATCCGCGCGGTCGACAAGTCGGGCAAACTCTCGACGGCCGAGTACCACGACCTGCTCGTCGAGGCCGGCCTCGACTACGACCAGGCCGCCGAGTTCGACGACCTGATCGCCGGCGGCGACTTGGAGGAGGTCAAGGCCTTCGCCGACACCGAGCGCGTCACCGCGGCCGTCGACAACCTCCAGAACGTGCTCGACGCGGCAGAGGACTTCGGCGCCCGCGACTACTGTACGATCTCACTCGAGACGGCCCGCGGGCTGGACTACTACACGGGCGTCGTCTTCGAGTGTTTCGACTCCGCCGGCGAGGTCTCGCGGTCGATCTTCGGCGGCGGCCGCTACGACGACCTGATCGAGCAGTTCGGCGGCCAGCCGACGCCCGCGGTCGGCGTCGCGCCCGGCCACGCGACGCTGTCGCTGCTCTGCCAGCGGGCGGGCGTCTGGCCTGAAGAGGAAGTGACGACCGACTACTACGTCCTCCAGATCGGGGACACGCGCCCGGAAGCGGCCCGCATCTCGCGGGCCCTGCGCGAGCGCGGCCACGTCGTCGAGACCGACGTCGCCGGCCGCTCGTTCGGCTCGCAGTTGAACTACGCCGACTCGATCAACGCCGAGACGGTCGTCATCGCCGGCGAGCAGGATCTGGAGAACGACGAGGTGACGATCAAGGACATGGAATCGGGCGACCAGACGCAGGTTCCGGTCGACGAGTTCCCCGGCAGCCACGAGCGACCGACGTACGACGACTTCGTCTGA
- a CDS encoding DoxX family protein: MATNEATIKWLGRRQEFEYADGVAGYTLVLIRLVVGYWFLHAGWTKFAFVAGEPFDAAGYLANAETPIAPLFELVAGTPWLLEFTNVMIPLGEFLIGLGLILGALVRLAAFFGGVLMTLFYLGNADWAHGYVNGDLLGLLMFVLVGVFAAGRLLGVDAYLEDTEFVKQRPWLRYLLG, encoded by the coding sequence ATGGCGACTAACGAAGCCACCATCAAGTGGCTCGGCAGACGGCAGGAGTTCGAGTACGCCGACGGCGTGGCGGGGTACACGTTGGTACTGATCCGACTCGTGGTCGGCTACTGGTTCCTCCACGCCGGGTGGACGAAGTTCGCGTTCGTCGCGGGCGAGCCGTTCGACGCGGCCGGCTACCTCGCGAACGCCGAAACGCCGATCGCGCCGCTGTTTGAACTCGTCGCTGGCACGCCGTGGCTGCTCGAGTTCACGAACGTGATGATCCCCCTCGGCGAGTTCCTCATCGGACTGGGGCTCATCCTCGGGGCGCTCGTGCGCTTGGCCGCCTTCTTCGGCGGCGTCCTGATGACGTTGTTCTACCTGGGCAACGCCGACTGGGCGCACGGCTACGTCAACGGGGACCTGCTCGGGCTCCTCATGTTCGTGCTCGTCGGCGTCTTCGCCGCGGGCCGGCTCCTCGGCGTGGACGCCTACCTCGAGGACACCGAGTTCGTGAAACAACGGCCGTGGCTGCGCTACCTCCTCGGCTAA